The region TGCGGCGGCATGCTGTATCTGAGCGATGCGCTGACGGACGCGGACGGCGTGACGACGCCGATGCTCGGCCTCGTGCCCGGCCACGCGACGATGCAGCGGCGTTTCGCCGCGCTCGGCATGCAGACGCTCGCGACGCGCTTCGGCGCGATGACGGGCCACACGTTCCACTACTCGCGCCTCGCGACGCCGCTTGCGCCCGTCGCCGCCGCGACGCGGCCGGACGACGGCGCCGCGGGCGAACCGGTGTATCGGCACGGGCCGATCGTCGCGACGTATCTGCATGCGTACTGGCCGTCGAATCCGCGCGCGGCGGCCGCGCTTTTCGCGGGCGACGCGCCGTAAGCCGCGCGCCGCGCGTTCACCGAAGGCGCGCAGCGCCGCTTGCCGCGCGCTTTGGGCTCGACGGGGGCGGCAAGCGACGCAGCTTCGCGATCCATGTGTAGCGGAGCCCGCCGGCGAATCGAACCGCGCTCGCGCGGCGCGCGACGGCGCACGCCGTCATCGCGCGCGCAGACGCACGCGGGCGTGCGGCCCGCGGCACCGCGGCGAAGCGCGCGAGCCGCCGCGCAACGCGTGCGCGTCGCCGGCCGCTTCGCCATGCCGCCGCGCACGGCCCGCGCGTGTCGTGCGTGTCGTGCGCCGCGCCGCTCACGCGACGCGCGCGTCGAGCCCCGCCATGATCGCGAGCCCTTCGTGCAGCGCCGGAAAGAGGCTGCGGTTGAAGTTGTTCCAGCGCAGCTCGAGGATCGTGTCGTCCGGATCGATCTCGGTGTTCAGCACGTCGTGGATCACCTCGCCCGAATCGACGCCGTTGTCGACGTAATGGAACGACGCGCCCGTCATCCTGAGCGGCTCGACGGGCATGGTCCGGCCCGTCTTCCAGTCGACGACCTTCTGCCCGCGCGCGCCGAACAGCGCGTCGAGCGTCGCATACGCGCCGCGCCGCTCGTACGGCGAGTCCGCGCGCGTGATGCCCGGGTGGATGTTGACGATCCGCCGGCAATACGGCGCGCCGGGGCGCACGAGTTCGTCGAGGATCACGAGCAGCCCGTCGAGCACGACGAGATCGGCGCCGAGCGCGTCGAGCGTCTCGCGCAGGCGCGCCTCGAACGCGCGCTTGCCCGCCGGGCGCGCCGGCGACGCGAGCGGCTCGCGCCGGTACTCGGACGGAATCGCGAGCAGCAGATCGTTGACGAGGCGGCCCTGCACGCGCAGCGCGGGCGGATAGAACCAGCGCTTGCCGGGCTCGTACGCGAAGCCGTACTCGGCGAGCTTCTCGCGGTCGAGCGGCGAGCCCGCGTCGTCGTCGTAGATCACGCGCTCGAGCGAATACGCGTCGCCGAGCTCGGTGTCGTTCAATGCGTCGACGAGCGATTCGAGCACCGATTTCATGTAGCGCGTGCCGCCCTTGTAGTCCACCTGCTGCCCCGCCTTGTCGGCGGCGGCGTTTCTGAGCGACCAGATGTAGACGAGTTTCTTCTTTGCCATCGCAGTGTTGTCCTCTCGTTCGGGCGGCGCGCCGCCGCGCCGCCCATCGGGTGATGAAACGCGCTTACCAGTTGTATTTCGCGGTCGCGATCACGGTGCGCTGGTTGCCGTACATGCACACCGCATCCGACTGGCAGCCGGCCACGTAGCGGCGGTTGAACAGGTTCGTCGCGTTGAGCGCGAAACGCCAGTTGCGCAGCTCGTAGTGCAGCGCCGCGTCGAACAGCGTGTAGCTCGGCACCGTGAGCGAATTGTCGACCGCGCCCGCCGCCGCGCTCATGTAGCGCACGCCCGCGCCGACGCCGAAGCCCGTGAGCGGCCCGGTGCGCCACGTCCAGTCGGCCCACAGCGACGCGATCTGGCGCGGCCGCGGCACGTCGACGGGCCACTTGTTCAGCGTGTTGTCGTTCGCCCGCACGTTCTTCACGTCCTGATAGACGTACGCGGCGATCACCGACAGCTCGCGCGACAGGTTGCCCACCGCGCTCAGCTCGACGCCGCGCGAGCGCACCTCGCCCACCTGCACGAACGTGCTGCTCGTCGGGTCGTTCGGATTGCTCATCGCGACGTTCGTCTGGTTGATCTGGTAGACGGCCGCGTTCAGCATCAGGTTCTTGCCGGGCGGCTGCCAGCGCAGGCCCGCCTCGATCTGGCGGCCCTTGGTCGGCGTCGCGAGCCCGCCGCCCGCGAGCTTCAGGCCGATCTGCGGATTGAACGACGTCGAATAGCTGAGGTACGGCGCGAGCCCGTAGTCGCCGAGATACGTGAGGCCCACGCGCCCGCTGAACGCGTGGTCGTTCTGCCTGAAGCTCGCCGCGTTCGCGATGTCGTCCTGCGACGTGCGCGTCCAGTCCTGCCGGCCGCCGAGCGTGAGCACCCAGCGCCGCCACTTGATCTGGTCCTGCACGTACAGGCCGAATGCGTTCAGCGTCGTCTTCGTGTCGGTGCGCGACGCGTTCGGCCCGCTGAAGATGTCGGACGGAATCGGCGTGTAGACGGGCCGGTACAGGTTCAGGCTCGGCCCCTTCGCGAGCCATTCGCTATCGGTCGTCGTCTGGCGGTTGTAGTCGAAGCCGAACAGCAGCGTGTGCGAAAGCGGGCCCGTCGTGAATTTCGCCTGCGCCTGGTTGTCGACGTCGAAGCGGCTGTAGTTGAACTGGAACAGGCCCGCGTAGCGCGTCATCGTCGCCATCGTCGGGTCTGCGTCGTCGAGGCCGCCGCCGTAGACGGACGCGTCGTCGAGCGACAGGTGCATCCAGCGCACGTTCTGCCGCAGCGTCCACACCGGGTTCAGCTTGTGCTCGAACTGATAGCCGAGCGACCACTGCTTCTTGCGGTAATGGTCGAAGTTCGCATCGGCCGTGTACAGGTCGTCCGAGATCGTGCCGTTCGGATTCGGCAGCACGGTGCCGCGCGACGGCAGGAAGTTGCTCGACGTGTCCCCCCAGTCCTGCAGGTACGTCGCGGCGAGGGTGAGCGACGTGTCCGCGTTCGGCTGCCATTTGAGCGACGGCGCGAACGACACGCGCTGGTCGGCGAGCGGCCCCGTCTGCGCGTTGCCGTCGCGGCCGACGCCGACGATCCGGTACGACAGCGTGCCGTCCTTGCCGATCGTGTCGCCGATGTCGAACATCAGTTGCTTGCGCGCGTAGTTGCCGACCTGCACGCCGAGCTCGCGGATGCGCTCGCCGTTCGCGAGCTTGCTCTGCACGTCGACGATCGCGCCGGGATCGCCCTGCCCGTACAGCACCGACGTCGGGCCGCGCAGCACGGCGATGCTGTCGATCATGTACGGATCGACGCGCCAGCTCGACAGGTTGATCGTGTTCGGCACCTGCAGCCCGTCGACGAACACGGTCGGCGTGAAGCCGCGCAGCGCCGCGTACCAGTCCGAACGGTTGTCCGACCCGTAGCTCGAGAAGCCCGGAATGTAGCGGAACGCCTGATTGATGTCGGTCGCGCCCGTCGCCTCGATCTGCTGCGCGGTGACGACGTTGATCGTCTGTGGAATCTCGATGATCGGCGTATCCGTTTTCGTGCCCGTCATGCTGCGCCGCGCGACGAGGCCGACGCTCGCGTCGCGCTCCGCTGCTCCCGACACCGAGATCGCGGGCAACGTGCCGCCCGCCGCGGTGTCTGCCTTCGCCTCGCCGCCCGGCTGCCGCGCGTCCGCCCCCGGCTGCGCCGCCTGTGCCTGCGCATGACCCGCCGCCGCCGCGTAGAACGCCACGCCGGCCGCGATCGCACGCACGCGCGTGCTGGTTGCCCACTCCATCTTCCGTTGCTCCAAGTTGCAAAGCGGCCGCGAGGGCCGCACCTTCATCAAAGAGCGATGGCCAGCCGGCCGTCGCTCACCCCGTTGTTTTCGTGTCGCGGCCGCGCGCGGCCGGCGGCCGGGTCGGCTTCTTCGTATTCGGTCGTGTCGGCTGCGTCGGCGAGCGACGCGGCGATTTCGTCCGCGCGCCGCGCGAGCACCGACAGCAGCGTGTCGGACAGCCCGTGGCTGTCCTCGCAGCAGCCTTGCAGATAGATCCGCGGCTTGAAGTGCGCGGGCGTCGCGAGCCGGTAGTCGCGCGCGACGTCGCCCGCCGCGAGCGCGTCGCCCAGGTGCGGCGCGAGCCCCTCGAGAAGCGGCAGATGCGTGTCGCGGCGGTAGCCCGTCGCGAGCACGAGCCCGTCGAAGCGCTCGGTGCGCGCGTCGCCCGTCAGCCGGTCGCGCAACGCGAGCTCCACCTGCCCGTGCGCCGTGCGCGCGGCGGATTCGACCGCGGTGTTCGCGAGCAGCCGGTGGCGCGGCGCGCCGGGCGCCTCGCCGGCGACGCGCTGCAGATAGAGCATCTCGTAGATCTGCTCGATGAGCGGGCGATCGACGACCGCGTAGTTCGTGTCGCGAAAGCGCTCGATGAGCGAGCGCCGGCCGCTCGCCGGCTGCGCGTAGACGACGTCGGTGAACGCCGGATTGAAGATCTCGTTGACGAACGGGCTGTCGTCCGCGGGCTTGAGCGCGCCCGAGCGGATCACGAGGCTCGCCTCGACGTGCGGGAAGCG is a window of Burkholderia mallei ATCC 23344 DNA encoding:
- a CDS encoding formyltransferase family protein → MAKKKLVYIWSLRNAAADKAGQQVDYKGGTRYMKSVLESLVDALNDTELGDAYSLERVIYDDDAGSPLDREKLAEYGFAYEPGKRWFYPPALRVQGRLVNDLLLAIPSEYRREPLASPARPAGKRAFEARLRETLDALGADLVVLDGLLVILDELVRPGAPYCRRIVNIHPGITRADSPYERRGAYATLDALFGARGQKVVDWKTGRTMPVEPLRMTGASFHYVDNGVDSGEVIHDVLNTEIDPDDTILELRWNNFNRSLFPALHEGLAIMAGLDARVA
- a CDS encoding TonB-dependent siderophore receptor; this encodes MEWATSTRVRAIAAGVAFYAAAAGHAQAQAAQPGADARQPGGEAKADTAAGGTLPAISVSGAAERDASVGLVARRSMTGTKTDTPIIEIPQTINVVTAQQIEATGATDINQAFRYIPGFSSYGSDNRSDWYAALRGFTPTVFVDGLQVPNTINLSSWRVDPYMIDSIAVLRGPTSVLYGQGDPGAIVDVQSKLANGERIRELGVQVGNYARKQLMFDIGDTIGKDGTLSYRIVGVGRDGNAQTGPLADQRVSFAPSLKWQPNADTSLTLAATYLQDWGDTSSNFLPSRGTVLPNPNGTISDDLYTADANFDHYRKKQWSLGYQFEHKLNPVWTLRQNVRWMHLSLDDASVYGGGLDDADPTMATMTRYAGLFQFNYSRFDVDNQAQAKFTTGPLSHTLLFGFDYNRQTTTDSEWLAKGPSLNLYRPVYTPIPSDIFSGPNASRTDTKTTLNAFGLYVQDQIKWRRWVLTLGGRQDWTRTSQDDIANAASFRQNDHAFSGRVGLTYLGDYGLAPYLSYSTSFNPQIGLKLAGGGLATPTKGRQIEAGLRWQPPGKNLMLNAAVYQINQTNVAMSNPNDPTSSTFVQVGEVRSRGVELSAVGNLSRELSVIAAYVYQDVKNVRANDNTLNKWPVDVPRPRQIASLWADWTWRTGPLTGFGVGAGVRYMSAAAGAVDNSLTVPSYTLFDAALHYELRNWRFALNATNLFNRRYVAGCQSDAVCMYGNQRTVIATAKYNW
- a CDS encoding lysine N(6)-hydroxylase/L-ornithine N(5)-oxygenase family protein, whose product is MQRDTVFDLIGVGFGPSNLALAVRLAEAGERAAFAHCYVERQPAFGWHCGMLLDDCRMQISFLKDLVTLRDPKSRFTFINYLYEHGRLSEFVNLKNFYPTRVEFHDYLSWVANAFDERVHYGETVTAIEPVAAPGAPGEIDALRVFSKGADGRERQRVARALSVGVGGAPSVPDAFAALGPECVVHSSSYLTSIERLVGAPGAHARKRIAVIGAGQSAAEVFVDLARRFPHVEASLVIRSGALKPADDSPFVNEIFNPAFTDVVYAQPASGRRSLIERFRDTNYAVVDRPLIEQIYEMLYLQRVAGEAPGAPRHRLLANTAVESAARTAHGQVELALRDRLTGDARTERFDGLVLATGYRRDTHLPLLEGLAPHLGDALAAGDVARDYRLATPAHFKPRIYLQGCCEDSHGLSDTLLSVLARRADEIAASLADAADTTEYEEADPAAGRARPRHENNGVSDGRLAIAL